A window from Flavobacterium gyeonganense encodes these proteins:
- a CDS encoding glycoside hydrolase family 97 protein translates to MKNYLILPAVLFSIAIGYSQKTKSAYELASPNGKNKIKFELVKNAPKYAVSHGKTEVISPSDMGFVLKGNEDLSSNFEIKGAKTSTFDETWEQVWGEKKNIRNHYNQLVVDLQQKTGNKRKLQIQFRAFDDGVAFRYVYPKQNVKDSIFITDEKTTFNLKEDGKAWWIPANRENRDEYLFKDAPVSTLDTVLTPLTIESKSGLALSFHEANLIDFASMTLVNNIGTELKSDLVPWHDGVKVRVKDTFTSSWRTLQIGENPGELITSYLVLNLNEPNKLKNTASYFKPYKYLGIWWGMHIGKYTFWESDKQGATTKHAEEYIDFTAKEGFNHLLIEGWNKGWTPGWYENRMHMFSFTKNADNFDLEKVVEYGKKKNIELIGYHETGSNLINYLKEVDEGFALYKKLGIHTVKIGHVGSKLNMKEMHFGQFGVNYFRYILEKAAQYDLAVLYHESIKDTGERRTFPNMVSREAARGQEYNAWSEGNPPNHLSIIPFTRLLSGPMDFTPGIFDVEVKQGYPGKRIQGTVGQQLALYVTIYSPIQMLADLPENYEGKPALQFLKDVPTDWEDTKILEGKIGEYITTARKDRNSADWYLGTLTNEKPRNVEVSLSFLDPSATYEAQIYVDAEGTDQTHNPEAVAISKKTVKASDKLQLKLGGAGGGAVRFKKI, encoded by the coding sequence ATGAAAAACTATCTAATTCTCCCAGCCGTATTGTTTTCGATAGCAATAGGCTACAGTCAAAAAACGAAAAGCGCTTACGAATTGGCATCGCCAAACGGAAAGAATAAAATCAAATTTGAGCTGGTAAAAAATGCTCCAAAGTATGCAGTTTCTCACGGAAAAACCGAAGTGATTTCTCCGTCTGATATGGGATTTGTATTGAAAGGAAATGAAGATTTAAGTTCAAACTTTGAAATAAAAGGAGCCAAAACTTCTACGTTTGATGAAACTTGGGAACAAGTTTGGGGAGAGAAGAAAAATATTAGAAATCACTACAATCAATTGGTAGTCGATTTACAGCAAAAAACAGGCAACAAAAGGAAATTACAAATTCAGTTTCGTGCTTTCGATGACGGAGTCGCTTTTAGATATGTTTATCCAAAACAAAATGTAAAAGACAGTATTTTCATTACAGATGAAAAAACGACTTTCAACTTAAAAGAAGACGGAAAAGCATGGTGGATTCCAGCAAACAGAGAAAATCGTGACGAATATCTTTTCAAAGATGCGCCGGTAAGTACTTTGGATACCGTTTTAACTCCGTTAACAATTGAAAGCAAAAGCGGATTAGCTTTAAGTTTCCACGAAGCAAACTTGATCGATTTTGCAAGTATGACTTTGGTTAACAATATAGGAACAGAATTAAAATCGGATTTAGTGCCTTGGCATGACGGTGTGAAAGTTCGCGTAAAAGATACTTTCACTTCTTCTTGGAGAACGCTTCAAATTGGAGAAAATCCGGGAGAATTGATTACTTCTTATTTGGTTTTAAACTTAAACGAACCGAACAAATTAAAGAATACCGCAAGTTATTTCAAGCCTTATAAATACTTAGGAATTTGGTGGGGAATGCACATCGGGAAATATACTTTCTGGGAAAGTGATAAACAAGGAGCAACAACCAAACACGCCGAAGAATATATTGATTTTACAGCAAAAGAAGGTTTCAACCATTTATTAATCGAAGGATGGAACAAAGGCTGGACTCCGGGTTGGTACGAAAACCGTATGCACATGTTCAGCTTTACAAAAAACGCAGACAATTTCGACTTAGAAAAAGTAGTGGAATATGGAAAGAAAAAGAACATTGAATTAATCGGATACCACGAAACAGGTTCCAACTTAATTAACTACTTAAAAGAAGTTGACGAAGGTTTTGCTTTATATAAAAAACTAGGAATCCATACCGTAAAAATCGGTCACGTAGGTTCTAAATTGAATATGAAAGAAATGCACTTTGGGCAGTTTGGAGTAAACTATTTCAGATATATTTTAGAAAAAGCTGCACAATATGATTTAGCGGTTTTATACCACGAATCGATAAAAGATACGGGAGAAAGAAGAACTTTTCCAAATATGGTTTCGAGAGAAGCAGCACGCGGACAAGAATATAACGCTTGGAGCGAAGGAAATCCGCCGAACCATTTAAGTATTATTCCGTTTACAAGATTACTTTCTGGTCCAATGGATTTTACACCAGGAATTTTTGATGTTGAGGTCAAACAAGGTTATCCCGGAAAAAGAATTCAGGGAACAGTTGGACAGCAATTAGCATTGTACGTTACGATTTATTCTCCAATTCAAATGCTGGCCGATCTTCCAGAAAATTACGAAGGAAAACCAGCGTTGCAATTCTTAAAAGATGTACCAACAGATTGGGAAGATACTAAAATCTTAGAAGGAAAGATTGGTGAATATATCACAACTGCAAGAAAAGACAGAAACAGCGCTGACTGGTATTTAGGAACCTTGACCAATGAAAAACCTAGAAATGTAGAAGTTTCATTATCATTCTTAGATCCAAGTGCAACTTACGAAGCGCAGATTTATGTTGATGCCGAAGGAACAGATCAAACGCATAATCCAGAAGCGGTAGCAATTTCGAAAAAAACTGTAAAAGCTTCAGATAAATTACAATTGAAATTAGGCGGAGCTGGCGGTGGGGCAGTGAGATTTAAAAAAATATAA
- a CDS encoding alpha-xylosidase: MKNTKLTALFSAVIFGFLAVPNANAQIQNADVLNAPIDISKDFQNYLNTFYFADELASFDPATGKGTIKYLRYNYKTRQAFNNMMMKPDVEKANEFPTTEYAESPVLPFEIQFVSDRTVRIKTTSGPQFHPQKESLMLVDGVAPNHPELWKYAKIEGGHSYASKHGRVEILTKPWHVKIYDEKGKLLTSTLHDTDFKNTYTPTLPFSYVRRNSDYSRSMGAAFSLEPDEKIFGCGESFTQFNKRGSKVVLWTDDANGIQNETMYKPIPFYMSSRGYGVFMHHSTPITVDFGKYFSSANEMYIGDDEADLFFFIGEPKDILDQYTNLTGKAAMPPLWSFGFWMSRITYFSEKEGREVARDLRKYKIPTDVIHFDTGWFDVDWRNNYEFAKSRFPDATKMMSDLKKDGFQVCLWQLPYFTPKNTLFPEIMDKNLAVRDRKGNLPYEDAVLDFSNPETISWYQGKLKKLFDEGVAVFKVDFGEAAPPDGIYHSGRTGFYEHNLYPLRYNKAVAEITQKEKGYTLIWARSTWAGSQRYPLHWGGDSETTNGAMSAELRGGLSLGLSGFSFWSHDVGGFATKSPENIYRRWTPFGMLTSHVRSHGEPPREPWLYSKDFLEGFRKADNMRYELMPYIYAQAKESSQKGLPMMRALFVEYPNDPGAWLVDNQYLFGSSMLVAPLFEEVEERDVYLPEGTWIDYQTKKVYQSGWHKIKAGEVPIVVLIKDGTAIPHIGLAQSTKDMDWSKLTLKVYASDKTTSATAKVFLPEGDAVQEIKVNKTGNNFDVAANPLNGKTTFKTEWIK, from the coding sequence ATGAAAAACACAAAACTAACCGCATTATTTTCTGCTGTTATATTTGGATTTTTAGCTGTTCCAAATGCTAATGCTCAAATCCAAAATGCAGACGTATTAAATGCACCAATAGATATCAGTAAAGATTTTCAGAACTATCTGAATACTTTTTATTTCGCAGACGAATTGGCTTCTTTTGATCCTGCAACAGGAAAAGGAACGATCAAATATTTGAGATACAATTATAAAACGCGTCAGGCTTTCAATAACATGATGATGAAACCAGATGTGGAAAAAGCAAACGAATTTCCAACAACAGAATATGCAGAATCTCCTGTTTTGCCATTCGAAATTCAGTTTGTTTCAGATCGAACAGTTAGAATCAAAACCACTTCAGGACCGCAATTTCATCCTCAAAAAGAATCTTTAATGCTGGTTGACGGCGTTGCGCCAAACCACCCAGAATTATGGAAATATGCTAAAATCGAAGGCGGTCACAGTTATGCTAGCAAACATGGAAGAGTTGAAATCTTGACAAAACCGTGGCACGTAAAAATCTACGATGAAAAAGGAAAATTACTGACAAGCACACTTCACGATACAGACTTTAAAAACACATATACGCCGACACTTCCATTTTCTTACGTTCGCAGAAACAGCGATTATTCCAGAAGTATGGGCGCGGCGTTCAGTTTAGAACCAGATGAAAAAATATTTGGCTGTGGTGAATCATTCACACAATTCAACAAACGCGGTTCAAAAGTAGTTTTATGGACGGATGACGCTAACGGAATCCAAAATGAAACCATGTACAAACCAATTCCGTTTTACATGAGCAGCCGTGGTTACGGAGTTTTCATGCATCATTCAACACCAATTACGGTTGACTTTGGAAAATATTTCTCAAGTGCCAACGAAATGTATATTGGCGATGACGAAGCCGATTTGTTTTTCTTTATCGGAGAACCAAAAGATATCTTAGATCAATACACGAATTTGACTGGAAAAGCAGCAATGCCGCCACTTTGGTCATTCGGTTTCTGGATGAGCCGTATTACTTATTTCTCTGAAAAAGAAGGACGTGAAGTTGCCAGAGATTTACGTAAATACAAAATCCCAACCGATGTTATTCACTTCGATACAGGCTGGTTTGATGTAGATTGGAGAAACAACTACGAGTTTGCAAAATCTCGTTTCCCAGACGCGACAAAAATGATGTCTGATTTAAAGAAAGATGGTTTCCAGGTTTGTCTATGGCAATTGCCTTATTTCACACCAAAGAATACCTTGTTTCCTGAAATTATGGATAAAAACTTAGCCGTAAGAGATAGAAAAGGAAACCTTCCGTATGAAGATGCTGTTTTAGATTTCTCAAACCCAGAAACAATTTCTTGGTACCAAGGAAAATTGAAAAAATTATTTGATGAAGGCGTAGCAGTTTTCAAAGTAGATTTTGGAGAAGCAGCTCCGCCTGACGGAATTTACCATTCTGGAAGAACAGGTTTTTACGAGCATAATCTATACCCATTACGTTACAATAAAGCGGTTGCAGAAATCACTCAGAAAGAAAAAGGATATACTTTAATCTGGGCAAGAAGTACTTGGGCAGGATCACAGCGTTATCCTTTGCATTGGGGAGGAGATTCTGAAACTACCAACGGCGCGATGTCGGCAGAATTACGTGGCGGACTTTCTTTAGGTCTTAGCGGATTCAGCTTTTGGAGTCATGACGTTGGAGGTTTTGCAACTAAATCTCCTGAGAATATTTACAGAAGATGGACACCATTCGGAATGCTGACTTCACACGTAAGAAGCCACGGAGAACCGCCTCGTGAACCTTGGTTGTACAGCAAAGATTTCTTGGAAGGATTTAGAAAAGCAGATAATATGCGTTACGAATTAATGCCATATATCTACGCTCAAGCAAAAGAAAGTTCTCAAAAAGGTTTGCCAATGATGCGTGCTTTATTTGTAGAATATCCAAATGATCCGGGAGCTTGGTTAGTAGATAATCAATATTTATTTGGTTCAAGTATGTTGGTGGCACCACTTTTTGAAGAAGTTGAAGAAAGAGATGTTTACCTTCCAGAAGGAACTTGGATTGATTACCAAACTAAAAAAGTATACCAATCAGGATGGCATAAAATCAAAGCGGGCGAAGTGCCAATCGTAGTTTTAATTAAAGATGGAACTGCAATTCCACATATTGGTTTAGCGCAGTCTACAAAAGATATGGATTGGAGCAAATTGACCTTAAAAGTGTATGCAAGCGATAAAACCACTTCGGCAACAGCCAAAGTATTTTTGCCAGAAGGTGATGCAGTACAAGAAATAAAAGTGAACAAAACTGGAAACAATTTTGATGTAGCTGCAAATCCATTAAACGGAAAAACCACTTTTAAAACCGAGTGGATTAAATAA
- a CDS encoding RagB/SusD family nutrient uptake outer membrane protein: protein MKNTYLYIFCLSLLSLGSCELETEPLTQQTDINFYKTTEDAYSALVGCYDGLQVATGASGLGIPVMSEVMSDDCFGGTGASDGYNYALVDEFDKSRSPSDIDLFNENWKSYYKALYRCNVFLMKMDQIDWKGDTALRNTYESETKFIRAYIYFEMIRLWGNIPLLTAPTTENVPQASPEDVYKLIAEDLVFAANNLPTAAYNSVPNGRITKWAAKSLLGRVYLYYTGYYGKTDLVGVVTKAQALAHLEDVISGSGHGLVDDFSTLWPAASVEKYAGESNKEFIFSIKYTYTSDYNGNTDGNHWLVLFGMREFSSYPYAHGWGVTVNSKLWSAYDANDTRRAATIIGIDEENIAFNKINSQREYTGYYNKKYCPMIDKDGKELPIVLGSQFWDISQFQDYVVLRYADVLLMAAELGSGSAQSYFDQVRQRAYKSNFTPLAVTQDNIMNERHLEFALEGVRYWDLLRQGIGKASSTIAETTTLLSGGVATTKTISAAKIQETKGLQQIPNTQITLSGNVLKQNTGW from the coding sequence ATGAAAAATACCTATTTATATATTTTCTGTTTGAGTTTATTGTCTTTGGGTTCCTGTGAATTAGAAACAGAACCTTTAACACAACAAACGGATATTAATTTTTATAAAACAACAGAGGATGCTTACAGTGCATTAGTAGGTTGTTATGATGGTCTGCAGGTAGCAACAGGAGCTTCGGGACTCGGTATTCCTGTAATGAGCGAGGTAATGTCTGATGATTGTTTTGGAGGAACCGGTGCCTCCGATGGTTACAATTATGCATTGGTAGATGAATTTGATAAGAGCCGTTCCCCATCTGATATAGATTTGTTTAACGAAAACTGGAAAAGTTATTATAAGGCGTTATATCGTTGCAATGTTTTCCTGATGAAAATGGATCAGATTGACTGGAAAGGGGACACTGCTTTAAGAAATACTTACGAATCTGAAACCAAATTTATCAGAGCTTATATCTATTTTGAAATGATACGTTTGTGGGGAAATATACCTCTATTGACAGCTCCTACCACAGAAAATGTTCCTCAGGCATCACCCGAAGATGTTTATAAATTAATTGCAGAAGATTTAGTATTTGCAGCAAATAATTTGCCAACAGCGGCATACAATTCTGTACCCAATGGAAGAATCACTAAATGGGCAGCAAAATCTTTACTAGGCCGTGTTTATTTATATTATACAGGATATTACGGAAAAACAGATTTAGTTGGTGTAGTAACAAAGGCTCAGGCTTTAGCACATTTAGAAGATGTAATTTCAGGTAGCGGACATGGGTTAGTAGATGATTTTTCTACTCTATGGCCGGCTGCTTCGGTTGAAAAATATGCAGGTGAAAGTAATAAAGAATTCATATTTTCTATAAAATATACTTATACAAGTGATTATAACGGTAATACGGATGGGAATCATTGGCTTGTATTGTTCGGCATGAGAGAATTTTCATCTTATCCATATGCACATGGATGGGGAGTAACAGTAAATTCAAAATTATGGAGTGCTTATGATGCTAATGATACAAGACGTGCGGCAACAATAATTGGTATTGATGAAGAAAATATAGCATTTAATAAAATAAACAGTCAAAGAGAATATACTGGCTATTACAATAAAAAATATTGTCCAATGATTGATAAGGATGGAAAAGAACTTCCTATCGTTTTAGGAAGCCAGTTTTGGGATATTAGCCAGTTTCAGGATTACGTAGTATTGAGATATGCTGATGTTTTATTAATGGCAGCTGAATTAGGAAGCGGAAGCGCCCAGTCATATTTTGATCAGGTGAGACAAAGGGCATACAAATCTAATTTTACTCCTCTTGCGGTTACTCAGGATAATATAATGAATGAAAGACATTTAGAATTTGCTCTAGAAGGAGTCAGATATTGGGATTTATTACGTCAGGGAATTGGTAAAGCATCATCTACTATTGCTGAAACAACGACCTTATTAAGCGGTGGTGTTGCTACTACAAAAACAATATCGGCAGCTAAAATTCAGGAAACAAAAGGATTACAGCAAATTCCTAATACACAGATCACCTTGTCAGGAAATGTTTTAAAACAAAATACCGGCTGGTAA
- a CDS encoding SusC/RagA family TonB-linked outer membrane protein has product MKSNYCIKPTMLQFYLMLLLSVFTMQPGFAQEQSQFVSGNVKSADDGMGIPGATVAIEGTKRATSTDFDGNFRIEAKTGDVIAISFMGFKTQRLTVGAQKTINVTLQTESAELKEVVVIGYGTQKRTTVTSAITQVNGENLAKTNTINALQGLQGQAAGLQITSTSGQPGEKLNVVIRGLGTTGGSNPLYVVDGILTGDITYLSNSDIESISVLKDAASSAIYGSQAANGVVLVTTKKGKRGSPGKITFDQYYGVQSVARKVDLLDAREYAVIINEAAVNSGKNPYFTNDEINALGKGTNWMDKMLTDNAATKNFSFGASGGSETSVYSTSLSYLGQEGIVGGKDLSNYERYNFRFNSEHKLYKDVLTLGQNLSFAYVDKNGVGVGNQYNNSLRSAFQVNPLLPMYDAAGNYYDTTKDSQPWLAGIANPYALMDYTNQNESNNQKLLGNVYLQVEPIKNLTFKTTLGLDYYVSEGHSYTPVYRLSIYANTAFDKVNQNMSKNRSITWDNLLGYKFDLAGNHHFEAIAGTSYINYAGTSVEANNADSVFNDLEHAWIDNTTNKEGAKITIKGKKEENLLMSYFGRLNYNFKETYLLNATLRADGSSKFSPGNQWSYFPSVSAGWVMSNEAFLKDSQALNFLKLRASWGQVGNQAVGNFQYLAVMKSNNTNYIFGDKEGTLTPGAYPERYSNPDLHWETSEQINLGLDARFLNNALGVTFDIYQKTNKDWLILAPVLATAGANPPFINGGDVVNKGVELSLNYQNKIGDFNYSVSANGAYNKNTVGQIPNVDGIIHGLNNELYDNSGEFYRAQNGFPLGYFWGYKTGGVFQNQEQINNYKSANGVVLQPTAAPGDIIYVNTNGDDKIDASDKTSIGNPNPDFTFGFSLSANYKAFDFSLMANGVAGNQIVQSYRNQSGAYGNYTSRILSRWHGEGSSNTIPRVTEDNRNFTQFSDLYVQDGDFLRINTVTLGFDLAKMNHSKSFFASQFRIYFSVLNLYTFTKYDGMDPEIGFGSSNDDQKFSSGVDVGYYPRPRTYMLGLNVKL; this is encoded by the coding sequence ATGAAAAGCAATTATTGTATTAAACCAACGATGCTCCAGTTTTATCTGATGCTGTTGCTTAGCGTGTTTACGATGCAGCCGGGTTTTGCACAAGAGCAATCCCAATTTGTAAGCGGAAATGTAAAATCGGCAGATGACGGAATGGGAATTCCCGGAGCAACGGTAGCAATTGAAGGAACCAAAAGAGCAACTTCAACAGATTTTGACGGGAATTTCAGAATTGAGGCAAAAACTGGTGATGTAATAGCCATAAGCTTTATGGGGTTCAAGACTCAGCGCTTAACTGTCGGTGCACAAAAGACAATTAATGTAACCCTGCAAACAGAATCGGCTGAACTTAAGGAGGTAGTCGTTATTGGATACGGGACACAAAAAAGAACAACAGTAACAAGTGCTATTACGCAGGTAAATGGTGAAAATCTGGCAAAAACCAATACAATCAATGCACTTCAGGGACTTCAGGGACAGGCAGCAGGACTTCAGATTACTTCTACTTCAGGGCAGCCTGGGGAGAAATTGAATGTAGTTATAAGAGGTTTAGGTACTACTGGAGGAAGCAACCCGCTTTACGTAGTTGATGGTATTCTTACGGGTGATATCACGTATTTGAGCAATTCTGATATTGAATCTATTTCTGTTCTGAAAGATGCTGCTTCATCAGCCATTTATGGTTCGCAAGCCGCAAACGGAGTTGTTTTGGTAACAACCAAAAAAGGAAAGAGAGGTTCTCCGGGGAAAATTACTTTTGATCAGTATTATGGAGTTCAGTCAGTAGCCAGAAAAGTGGACTTGTTAGATGCGAGAGAATATGCGGTTATTATAAATGAAGCGGCAGTAAACTCTGGTAAAAATCCTTACTTCACTAATGATGAGATAAATGCATTAGGAAAAGGTACGAACTGGATGGATAAAATGCTGACGGATAATGCAGCTACTAAAAACTTTTCATTCGGTGCTTCAGGAGGTTCTGAGACTTCTGTTTATTCTACCTCATTGTCTTATTTAGGACAGGAAGGAATTGTTGGAGGAAAGGATTTATCGAACTATGAACGTTACAATTTCAGATTCAATTCAGAACATAAACTCTATAAAGATGTACTTACTCTGGGTCAGAATCTAAGTTTTGCTTACGTTGACAAAAATGGTGTTGGTGTTGGAAATCAGTATAATAATTCCTTAAGAAGTGCTTTTCAGGTAAATCCATTATTACCAATGTATGACGCTGCAGGTAATTATTATGATACTACAAAAGACAGCCAACCATGGCTTGCCGGTATTGCAAATCCTTATGCATTAATGGATTATACCAATCAAAATGAAAGTAATAATCAAAAATTACTCGGTAATGTTTATCTACAGGTTGAACCCATAAAAAATTTAACATTTAAGACGACTTTAGGTCTTGATTACTATGTGTCTGAAGGACATTCTTATACTCCTGTTTATAGATTGTCTATTTATGCAAACACTGCTTTTGATAAAGTGAATCAAAACATGAGCAAAAACAGAAGCATTACCTGGGATAATTTACTCGGATATAAATTCGATTTAGCCGGGAATCATCATTTTGAAGCCATAGCGGGAACCTCATATATTAACTATGCAGGAACTTCTGTAGAAGCAAATAATGCAGATTCTGTTTTTAACGATTTAGAGCATGCCTGGATTGATAATACTACTAATAAAGAAGGAGCTAAAATAACCATTAAGGGTAAAAAAGAAGAAAACTTATTAATGTCTTATTTTGGGAGACTGAATTATAATTTTAAAGAAACCTATTTGTTGAACGCAACGTTAAGAGCAGATGGATCTTCAAAATTTTCTCCCGGAAACCAGTGGAGTTATTTTCCATCAGTATCTGCTGGTTGGGTAATGTCTAATGAAGCTTTTTTGAAAGATTCACAGGCTCTTAATTTTCTAAAATTAAGAGCAAGCTGGGGTCAGGTTGGAAATCAGGCTGTTGGTAACTTCCAATATTTAGCTGTAATGAAATCTAACAATACAAACTATATTTTCGGAGATAAAGAAGGAACTCTTACACCTGGGGCTTATCCGGAAAGATATTCAAATCCTGATTTACATTGGGAGACTTCTGAACAAATAAATCTTGGTTTGGATGCCCGATTTTTAAACAATGCTTTAGGTGTCACTTTTGATATTTATCAAAAAACAAATAAAGACTGGCTGATTCTGGCACCAGTTTTGGCAACTGCCGGGGCTAATCCTCCTTTTATAAATGGCGGAGATGTGGTTAACAAAGGGGTTGAGTTAAGCCTTAATTATCAAAACAAAATTGGTGATTTTAATTATAGTGTTAGTGCAAACGGTGCTTACAATAAAAACACGGTTGGTCAGATACCCAATGTTGATGGTATTATCCACGGATTGAATAATGAACTTTATGACAATTCAGGTGAATTTTACAGAGCACAAAACGGATTCCCATTGGGTTATTTCTGGGGATATAAAACCGGAGGTGTTTTTCAGAATCAGGAACAAATTAATAATTATAAATCGGCAAATGGCGTAGTGTTACAGCCTACAGCAGCTCCCGGAGATATCATCTATGTAAATACAAACGGCGATGATAAAATAGACGCTTCAGATAAAACAAGTATCGGAAATCCTAATCCTGATTTTACATTTGGGTTCTCTTTATCAGCAAATTATAAAGCTTTTGACTTTTCATTGATGGCAAATGGTGTGGCAGGAAACCAGATAGTACAATCTTACAGAAACCAATCCGGAGCTTATGGAAATTATACTTCAAGAATATTAAGCCGCTGGCATGGCGAAGGGTCTTCGAATACAATACCAAGGGTAACAGAAGACAATAGAAACTTTACACAATTTTCAGACTTATACGTGCAGGACGGTGATTTCTTAAGAATCAATACCGTTACATTAGGGTTTGATTTAGCTAAAATGAATCATTCCAAATCATTTTTTGCAAGTCAGTTCAGGATTTACTTTTCTGTATTAAACCTTTACACTTTTACGAAATATGACGGTATGGATCCTGAAATTGGATTTGGTTCTTCAAATGATGACCAAAAGTTTTCATCAGGCGTTGATGTTGGATATTATCCAAGACCTAGGACATACATGTTGGGATTAAATGTTAAACTTTAA
- a CDS encoding NUDIX hydrolase — protein sequence MIDNLNNGIFVKNDPSVMNAITIDCVIFGFDQGSLEVLLIQHGEGISKGKWGLPGGWINKKESIDDAAHRLLNELTALDHIYLEQLKAFGNPDRFPLRRVITIGYYALIKRENYNIQPGFTASDAKWYKINQIPDLIYDHSEILTYSLKQLRERVRQAPIGFNLLPEKFTLLQLMHLYEEILGIEMDKSNFRRKILHMKLLVALDEKQQDVSHRAAKLYKFDSEIYTKLTEKGFNFEF from the coding sequence ATGATCGACAATTTGAATAATGGCATTTTCGTAAAAAATGATCCTTCAGTGATGAATGCCATTACGATTGATTGCGTCATATTTGGTTTTGATCAGGGAAGTCTGGAAGTTCTTTTAATTCAGCACGGAGAAGGTATTAGTAAAGGAAAATGGGGACTGCCCGGAGGATGGATTAATAAAAAAGAGAGCATAGATGATGCTGCACACCGGCTATTGAATGAACTTACGGCGTTAGACCACATCTATCTCGAACAGTTGAAAGCATTTGGAAATCCGGATCGATTTCCTCTCAGACGTGTTATTACAATTGGGTATTATGCCTTAATCAAAAGAGAAAATTATAATATTCAGCCCGGTTTTACGGCATCGGATGCAAAGTGGTATAAGATTAACCAAATTCCCGATCTGATTTATGATCATAGTGAAATACTGACTTATAGTCTAAAACAGCTGCGCGAAAGGGTTCGTCAGGCACCAATTGGATTTAATCTTTTACCGGAAAAATTTACATTGTTGCAATTGATGCATTTGTATGAAGAAATATTGGGAATCGAAATGGACAAATCAAATTTCAGACGAAAAATTCTTCATATGAAATTACTTGTTGCATTGGATGAAAAACAACAGGATGTTTCGCACAGGGCAGCCAAACTATACAAATTTGATTCGGAGATTTATACAAAACTTACTGAAAAAGGATTTAATTTTGAATTTTAA
- a CDS encoding NUDIX hydrolase, which produces MAFLHSKKASKTYVGEPSDIQNPVIDGVTIDCVIFGFNKGNLEVLLAHHAEGESMGKWGLLGGWLKKEESSDDAAQRILYELTSLDNIYLEQLKAFTDPNRVPGRRVVTIGYYTLVNREDYNVKAGLTLMEATWYKINELPDLIFDHNEILQFSLMQLRNRVRQAPIGFNLLPEKFTLLQLMHLYEEILGIELDKSNFRRKILHMKLLVALDEKQQDVSHRAAKLYKFDPEIYKKLTEKGFNFEF; this is translated from the coding sequence ATGGCATTTTTACACTCAAAGAAAGCTTCTAAAACTTATGTAGGGGAACCTTCCGATATTCAAAATCCCGTAATCGACGGAGTAACGATTGACTGCGTGATATTTGGATTCAACAAGGGGAACCTCGAAGTACTTTTGGCACATCATGCTGAAGGAGAAAGTATGGGAAAATGGGGACTTCTTGGAGGCTGGCTCAAAAAAGAAGAGAGCTCTGACGATGCAGCACAAAGAATTTTGTATGAACTAACAAGTCTTGACAATATTTATCTGGAGCAGTTAAAAGCGTTTACAGATCCAAATCGTGTGCCGGGAAGAAGGGTTGTAACCATTGGTTATTATACACTTGTGAACCGTGAAGATTATAATGTAAAGGCTGGACTTACCCTGATGGAAGCTACGTGGTACAAGATTAACGAACTGCCTGACCTGATTTTTGACCACAATGAAATCCTGCAATTCAGCTTAATGCAACTTCGTAACAGAGTGCGTCAGGCCCCAATCGGGTTCAATCTTCTACCCGAAAAATTTACTTTATTACAACTAATGCATCTCTATGAAGAAATATTGGGAATCGAACTTGACAAATCCAATTTCCGAAGAAAAATTCTGCACATGAAATTGCTCGTCGCCTTAGATGAAAAACAGCAGGATGTGTCCCATAGAGCCGCAAAACTGTACAAATTTGATCCGGAAATCTACAAAAAACTGACCGAAAAAGGGTTCAATTTTGAGTTTTAA